The Microlunatus antarcticus genome window below encodes:
- a CDS encoding PQQ-dependent sugar dehydrogenase — protein sequence MLRRLLVTLPALALVGVSVLSAAPAEAAPKLPAGFSLVGYDSGQDDYELTNFSWLPDGSLLTIGKEGTITFVPDGGKARKIGKVPGVRAVDDHGLLGLALARDYASTGHVYLSYDKGKVGGTGHAMLEEWQALPAGSPTTFTKSKTVVDGDDTSPKITETGTTHGPDSVVTAPDGSLYWSIGDNAGNNGDPKALRAQDLDDAHGKILRVTPDGRGVSTNPFYDADKPSSIRSMVYAYGFRNPFRFSIDARSGLLNVGDVGWRNVEEVSMIGSGANAGWPCMEGARRTSFGTYATCKALYKKNKDVRPIWTYTHSGRGASITGGALYTGSAYPAKYKNSYFLGDYTRNQVWTMAVDANGKMTRKPEGGGFIKGAGGPVAFHAGPNGDMTYADILSGKIQRIVYGSGNRKPTADITFSTDADRRTVSFSAAASYDPDGDKLTYAWKFGDGSTGTGETPKHTYTGTAAQKVSVTATDSIGASDSAEVTVYPANHSPALSVTTPAATKLFKVGEPVKLSATATDVEDGKLDVTYETILLHCPFPNSCHLHPDGRTTGGSYSKDFTDHGSDTSMQITVSATDERGAKVSKVYLARPNLRTVTVKSKVPVNIDGVTTFSSREVEAQEVQLDAPETSGYQHFVSWSDGGKANHTFVMPDRDVALTATYKTFIEEKYAALGGAKSFLGKTKGAEYSSTGGRSRTYQGGRLIWSEDTGAHEVHGLILKKFLGSGGIAKLGFPTADEVDVKGGQASVFEDARIYHITKGKTSVSRGAILTKYLDAGGPNAYGLPATDVKKVKGGEYEGFTDGRSIYWSKAHGAHLVYGLVRQEYKRAGYEKSCLGLPIKDEYAVDGGRRADFVGGYILYDRESGKTSTHC from the coding sequence ATGCTCAGACGCCTGCTCGTCACCCTTCCCGCCCTCGCTCTCGTGGGGGTCTCCGTCCTGTCCGCCGCACCGGCGGAGGCCGCACCGAAGCTCCCGGCCGGCTTCTCCCTGGTCGGCTACGACAGCGGGCAGGACGACTACGAGCTCACCAACTTCTCCTGGCTCCCCGACGGCAGCCTGCTGACCATCGGCAAGGAGGGCACGATCACCTTCGTGCCCGACGGCGGCAAGGCGCGCAAGATCGGCAAGGTCCCCGGCGTACGGGCGGTGGACGACCACGGTCTGCTGGGCCTCGCGCTCGCCCGTGACTACGCCTCGACCGGTCACGTCTACCTCAGCTACGACAAGGGCAAGGTCGGCGGCACCGGGCACGCCATGCTCGAGGAGTGGCAGGCGCTGCCCGCGGGCTCGCCGACGACCTTCACGAAGTCGAAGACCGTGGTCGACGGCGACGACACCTCGCCCAAGATCACCGAGACCGGCACGACCCACGGCCCGGACAGCGTGGTCACGGCGCCGGACGGCTCCCTCTACTGGAGCATCGGCGACAACGCGGGCAACAACGGGGACCCGAAGGCGCTGCGCGCCCAGGACCTCGACGACGCGCACGGCAAGATCCTGCGCGTCACGCCGGACGGCCGGGGCGTGAGCACGAACCCCTTCTACGACGCCGACAAGCCGTCGTCGATCCGGAGCATGGTGTACGCCTACGGCTTCCGCAACCCGTTCCGCTTCAGCATCGACGCCCGCTCCGGGCTGCTCAACGTCGGCGACGTCGGCTGGCGCAACGTGGAGGAGGTCAGCATGATCGGCTCCGGCGCGAACGCCGGCTGGCCCTGCATGGAGGGCGCCCGGCGGACCAGCTTCGGCACGTACGCGACCTGCAAGGCCCTGTACAAGAAGAACAAGGACGTCCGCCCGATCTGGACCTACACGCACTCCGGGCGCGGTGCCTCCATCACCGGCGGCGCGCTCTACACGGGCTCGGCCTACCCCGCGAAGTACAAGAACTCCTACTTCCTGGGCGACTACACCCGCAACCAGGTCTGGACCATGGCCGTCGACGCGAACGGGAAGATGACCCGCAAGCCCGAGGGCGGCGGCTTCATCAAGGGCGCCGGCGGACCGGTCGCGTTCCACGCGGGCCCGAACGGCGACATGACCTACGCCGACATCCTGTCGGGCAAGATCCAGCGGATCGTCTACGGCAGCGGCAACCGCAAGCCCACCGCCGACATCACCTTCAGCACCGACGCCGACCGCCGTACGGTCTCCTTCTCCGCCGCCGCCTCGTACGACCCGGACGGCGACAAGCTGACCTACGCCTGGAAGTTCGGCGACGGGTCCACGGGGACCGGCGAGACGCCGAAGCACACCTACACCGGCACCGCGGCCCAGAAGGTCAGCGTGACCGCGACCGACTCGATCGGGGCGAGCGACTCCGCCGAGGTGACCGTCTACCCCGCGAACCACTCCCCCGCCCTGTCGGTCACGACGCCCGCCGCGACGAAGCTCTTCAAGGTCGGTGAGCCGGTGAAGCTGTCGGCGACCGCGACCGACGTGGAGGACGGCAAGCTCGACGTCACCTACGAGACGATCCTGCTGCACTGCCCGTTCCCGAACAGCTGCCACCTGCACCCCGACGGCCGCACCACCGGGGGCTCGTACAGCAAGGACTTCACCGACCACGGCTCGGACACGTCGATGCAGATCACCGTCTCGGCGACCGACGAGCGCGGCGCCAAGGTCTCGAAGGTCTACCTCGCCCGGCCCAACCTCCGCACGGTCACCGTGAAGAGCAAGGTCCCGGTCAACATCGACGGCGTCACGACCTTCTCCTCGCGCGAGGTCGAGGCCCAGGAGGTGCAGCTCGACGCCCCCGAGACGTCCGGCTACCAGCACTTCGTCAGCTGGAGCGACGGCGGCAAGGCCAACCACACGTTCGTCATGCCGGACCGCGACGTGGCCCTGACGGCCACGTACAAGACGTTCATCGAGGAGAAGTACGCCGCGCTGGGCGGGGCGAAGTCGTTCCTGGGCAAGACGAAGGGCGCCGAGTACAGCAGCACCGGCGGGCGGAGCCGCACCTACCAGGGCGGTCGCCTCATCTGGAGCGAGGACACCGGCGCGCACGAGGTGCACGGCCTGATCCTCAAGAAGTTCCTGGGCTCCGGCGGCATCGCCAAGCTCGGCTTCCCGACCGCCGACGAGGTCGACGTCAAGGGCGGCCAGGCGTCGGTGTTCGAGGACGCCCGGATCTACCACATCACCAAGGGCAAGACCTCGGTCAGCCGCGGGGCCATCCTGACGAAGTACCTCGACGCGGGCGGCCCGAACGCGTACGGCCTGCCGGCGACCGACGTGAAGAAGGTCAAGGGCGGCGAGTACGAGGGCTTCACCGACGGCCGGTCGATCTACTGGTCGAAGGCCCACGGCGCCCACTTGGTCTACGGGCTCGTCCGTCAGGAGTACAAGCGGGCGGGCTACGAGAAGTCGTGCCTCGGCCTGCCGATCAAGGACGAGTACGCCGTGGACGGCGGTCGGCGCGCCGACTTCGTGGGCGGCTACATCCTCTACGACCGCGAGTCCGGCAAGACCAGCACGCACTGCTGA
- a CDS encoding saccharopine dehydrogenase NADP-binding domain-containing protein: MTEIWVLGGTGRVGRGVADRLADGGDSPVLVGRDAGRLREAAAARGHRTYVAPTLDAATAGIREARPTVVVSTVGPFTRTMTPVVDACLAAGSDYVDLANDLAAVPALLARGEDAVRAGRTLVTGAGFGVAATESVVAWLCAEGRDAGRRAVRVRTDMVPSLALQSGPLGEALAGTLMEGLPGVSGGGRFQGRRFADGRLTPAPLGGGVHPLVTPDGDHVSAGLMPLGELVAAQRASGAPDVESASSEVPHSQLARLVLPAASTLLAVGPLRRFAARRLAAVTFPARPAPRTHSWGHAVVTWDDGTTSEGWLGLGEAQETTDALVTEVARRLLRGDGRPGAFTPAALFGAGLATAVGGTYTRIGAAA; encoded by the coding sequence ATGACGGAGATCTGGGTCCTGGGTGGCACCGGGCGGGTGGGACGCGGCGTCGCGGACCGCCTCGCGGACGGAGGTGACTCCCCCGTCCTCGTGGGTCGCGACGCGGGTCGGCTGCGCGAGGCCGCCGCGGCGCGCGGCCACCGCACGTACGTCGCCCCGACCCTGGACGCGGCGACCGCCGGGATCCGCGAGGCCCGGCCCACGGTCGTGGTGAGCACCGTCGGACCGTTCACCCGCACCATGACGCCGGTCGTCGACGCCTGCCTGGCCGCGGGCAGCGACTACGTCGACCTCGCCAACGACCTGGCCGCCGTCCCGGCGCTCCTCGCCCGCGGGGAGGACGCCGTACGGGCGGGCCGGACGCTCGTGACCGGCGCGGGCTTCGGCGTGGCGGCGACCGAGAGCGTCGTCGCCTGGCTGTGCGCGGAGGGTCGCGACGCGGGCCGGCGCGCCGTCCGGGTCCGGACGGACATGGTGCCCTCGCTCGCCCTGCAGTCGGGCCCGCTCGGCGAGGCCCTGGCCGGCACCCTCATGGAGGGGCTGCCCGGGGTCTCCGGCGGAGGCCGCTTCCAGGGCCGACGGTTCGCGGACGGCCGGCTGACCCCGGCCCCCCTCGGCGGCGGCGTCCACCCGCTCGTCACCCCGGACGGCGACCACGTCAGCGCCGGGCTGATGCCGCTGGGCGAGCTGGTCGCGGCGCAGCGGGCCAGCGGGGCGCCGGACGTGGAGTCGGCCTCGAGCGAGGTGCCGCACTCCCAGCTGGCGCGGCTCGTGCTGCCGGCGGCGTCGACCCTGCTGGCCGTCGGTCCGCTCCGGCGGTTCGCCGCCCGCCGGCTCGCGGCCGTCACGTTCCCGGCCCGGCCGGCCCCCCGTACGCACTCGTGGGGCCACGCGGTCGTGACGTGGGACGACGGCACGACCTCGGAGGGTTGGCTGGGACTCGGCGAGGCCCAGGAGACGACCGACGCCCTCGTGACCGAGGTCGCGCGCCGGCTGCTCCGCGGCGACGGCCGCCCCGGCGCCTTCACCCCCGCCGCCCTCTTCGGCGCCGGCCTGGCGACCGCCGTCGGCGGCACCTACACCCGGATCGGAGCCGCGGCATGA
- a CDS encoding putative nucleotidyltransferase substrate binding domain-containing protein, producing MDAVALKDFLAGHPPFDSLDRYALTTLAEAAQLQDVRAGEVVVDAFAEPTVEVFVVVAGRVGLWNEADQLAGPAQERLEPGGLFGFSAMLTGQPVGPRAVALRPTTVARLPEAAVLPAFTSRGGTRFLASEVSTALHRRAAPTYSTVSDLLRTPPLVVAGSEPVRRVVEAMSERDVGYCVVTMADGRPGLLTDRLLREAVLVPGRPMDTPVGEVADPDPVLVAPDDSVTEAVVAMLDREAEYLLVADRSGTVRGAVCPLDVVVATGTAGTGLQEQLRRAPDADTLAATGRRLPALLAELLKGGLGSARVLAVYSALVDACLRRAIELVLDAHPDLPRQGFTWLSIGSNGRREAVPSSDVDSAVSFDDGLPPATVKEFRRAFAEVHDLLARAGLGHDRHGAAAYRPDFSRTKSEWRKAAQGWLDNPIVNQGAMMTSLLVDARPVWGDTGLPAVARVFNDLRAHPLTMQLLLKETLAYRARMRSVRDLLARRPETFDIKAHALLPITNIARWGALSAGVAALPTPERLRESGTSEMLPAAQARTLAEVFEVLQGLRLEAQLDQIARGERPSDVLRLEHLSPLDRSVIASAVREIAGVQRRMDNLTAWLPTDEWAVS from the coding sequence GTGGACGCGGTGGCGCTGAAGGACTTCCTGGCGGGGCACCCGCCCTTCGACTCGCTCGACCGGTACGCGCTGACGACGCTGGCCGAGGCGGCGCAGCTGCAGGACGTCCGGGCGGGCGAGGTGGTCGTCGATGCCTTCGCGGAGCCCACCGTCGAGGTGTTCGTCGTGGTGGCCGGCCGGGTCGGGCTCTGGAACGAGGCCGACCAGCTGGCCGGCCCGGCGCAGGAGCGGCTCGAGCCCGGCGGGCTCTTCGGCTTCTCCGCGATGCTCACGGGCCAGCCCGTCGGGCCGCGCGCGGTGGCGCTGCGCCCCACGACCGTGGCCCGTCTCCCGGAGGCGGCCGTGCTGCCCGCGTTCACGTCACGCGGTGGGACGCGGTTCCTGGCCAGCGAGGTGTCGACGGCGCTGCACCGGCGGGCGGCGCCGACGTACTCCACGGTCTCCGACCTGCTGCGCACCCCTCCCCTCGTCGTGGCCGGCAGCGAGCCGGTGCGCCGGGTCGTGGAGGCCATGTCCGAGCGGGACGTCGGCTACTGCGTCGTGACGATGGCCGACGGACGGCCCGGCCTGCTGACCGACCGGCTGCTGCGCGAGGCCGTCCTCGTCCCCGGACGTCCCATGGACACCCCCGTAGGCGAGGTCGCCGACCCCGACCCGGTGCTCGTCGCCCCGGACGACTCGGTCACCGAGGCGGTGGTCGCGATGCTGGACCGCGAGGCCGAGTACCTCCTGGTCGCCGACCGGAGCGGGACGGTCCGCGGGGCCGTGTGCCCGCTCGACGTCGTGGTCGCGACCGGGACCGCCGGCACGGGGCTGCAGGAGCAGCTGCGCCGGGCACCCGACGCCGACACCCTGGCCGCCACGGGCCGCCGGCTCCCCGCGCTCTTGGCCGAGCTGCTCAAGGGCGGGCTCGGCTCCGCCCGCGTCCTGGCCGTCTACTCGGCCCTGGTCGACGCCTGCCTGCGTCGTGCCATCGAGCTGGTGCTCGACGCGCACCCGGATCTGCCGCGGCAGGGCTTCACCTGGCTGTCGATCGGCAGCAACGGCCGCCGCGAGGCCGTCCCGAGCTCCGACGTCGACTCGGCCGTGTCCTTCGACGACGGCCTGCCACCGGCCACGGTGAAGGAGTTCCGCCGGGCGTTCGCCGAGGTGCACGACCTCCTCGCCCGGGCGGGGCTGGGCCACGACCGGCACGGGGCGGCCGCGTACCGACCCGACTTCTCGCGGACCAAGAGCGAGTGGCGCAAGGCGGCGCAGGGCTGGCTGGACAACCCGATCGTCAACCAGGGCGCGATGATGACGTCGCTGCTCGTCGACGCCCGGCCCGTCTGGGGTGACACCGGCCTGCCGGCCGTGGCGCGGGTCTTCAACGACCTGCGCGCCCACCCGCTGACCATGCAGCTGCTGCTCAAGGAGACCCTCGCCTACCGCGCTCGCATGCGGTCGGTCCGCGACCTCCTGGCCCGTCGGCCGGAGACGTTCGACATCAAGGCGCACGCGCTGCTGCCGATCACCAACATCGCCCGCTGGGGCGCCCTCAGCGCCGGGGTCGCCGCGCTGCCAACGCCCGAGCGGCTGCGCGAGTCCGGCACGAGCGAGATGCTGCCCGCCGCGCAGGCACGGACCCTGGCCGAGGTGTTCGAGGTGCTGCAGGGCTTGCGCCTGGAGGCGCAGCTCGACCAGATCGCGCGCGGCGAGCGACCCTCCGACGTGCTGCGCCTGGAGCACCTGTCCCCGCTCGACCGCAGCGTGATCGCCTCGGCCGTCCGCGAGATCGCCGGCGTCCAGCGGCGGATGGACAACCTCACCGCCTGGCTCCCCACCGACGAGTGGGCCGTCTCCTAG
- a CDS encoding cation diffusion facilitator family transporter — MSTEGGNKAVIAALSANLAIAAVKFGAFALTGASSMLAEAIHSVADSGNQVLLLVGGRRAKKGVTAEHPFGYGRERYIFGFIVAVVLFSVGGLFALYEAYHKWHEIRLGHADSLAEGRWWWVPLVVLGAAIIAESLSFRTAIRESNRTRGQQSWPKFIRSAKAPELPVVLLEDFAALIGLAFAFVGILLTLVTGNGLFDVLGTALIGLLLVAVAVTLAIETKSLLLGESAGPEVVRSIEAALAGTEGVERVIHMKTMHMGPEEILVAAKFAVSPTERAVEIAETIDRAEVAIRAAEPMVTSLYLEPDVYREDYTPAARPERPGPAGH; from the coding sequence GTGAGCACAGAGGGTGGCAACAAGGCCGTCATCGCGGCGCTGTCCGCCAACCTGGCCATCGCGGCGGTCAAGTTCGGGGCCTTCGCCCTGACCGGGGCGTCCTCCATGCTCGCCGAGGCGATCCACTCGGTGGCCGACTCCGGCAACCAGGTGCTGCTGCTGGTCGGCGGCCGGCGCGCGAAGAAGGGCGTGACGGCGGAGCACCCGTTCGGCTACGGGCGTGAGCGCTACATCTTCGGCTTCATCGTGGCCGTGGTGCTGTTCAGCGTCGGCGGTCTGTTCGCGCTCTACGAGGCGTACCACAAGTGGCACGAGATCCGGCTGGGTCACGCGGACTCGTTGGCGGAGGGTCGCTGGTGGTGGGTGCCCCTGGTCGTCCTGGGCGCGGCGATCATCGCCGAGAGCCTCTCCTTCCGGACGGCGATCCGGGAGTCCAACCGCACCCGCGGCCAGCAGAGCTGGCCGAAGTTCATCCGCTCCGCCAAGGCGCCCGAGCTGCCGGTGGTCCTGCTCGAGGACTTCGCCGCGCTGATCGGCCTGGCCTTCGCGTTCGTCGGGATCCTGCTGACCCTGGTGACGGGCAACGGGCTGTTCGACGTGCTCGGCACCGCGCTGATCGGGCTGCTGCTCGTCGCCGTGGCCGTGACGCTGGCGATCGAGACCAAGAGCCTGCTGCTCGGCGAGTCGGCGGGTCCGGAGGTCGTACGCAGTATCGAGGCGGCCCTGGCCGGGACCGAGGGCGTGGAGCGGGTCATCCACATGAAGACGATGCACATGGGCCCCGAGGAGATCCTCGTCGCCGCCAAGTTCGCGGTCAGCCCCACGGAGCGGGCCGTCGAGATCGCCGAGACCATCGACCGGGCCGAGGTGGCCATCCGGGCCGCCGAGCCGATGGTGACCTCGCTCTACCTCGAGCCGGACGTCTACCGCGAGGACTACACCCCCGCGGCCCGACCGGAACGTCCGGGTCCCGCGGGCCACTGA
- a CDS encoding glutamate ABC transporter substrate-binding protein: MNAQRTRRAGRIALATVGSALLVTTLAACGGTAEPNASPSLVPGASSGGKLTIGIPVDEPGIGMKDGDTYTGFDVETATYVAKALGVPAENITFVEAEGDTRQQLLTSGGADLIVSTFSITDERKQVVDFAGPYFDAEQDLLVRRNEEDITGPGTLNGRNLCTVAGTTSADNILKDHRGKVTLLEKPRYSECVAALAASEVDAVTTDDVILAGFAAEPQYKGKLRLVGRGFSKESYGIGVKKGDTEMVTKVNAALKEYVADGSWKAALKKTVGPSGYDLPSPPEID; the protein is encoded by the coding sequence GTGAACGCACAGCGGACCCGCCGGGCCGGACGGATCGCGCTCGCGACCGTCGGCTCGGCCCTCCTGGTCACGACCCTCGCCGCCTGCGGGGGGACCGCCGAGCCGAACGCGTCGCCCTCGCTGGTGCCCGGCGCCTCGAGCGGCGGGAAGCTCACCATCGGCATCCCCGTCGACGAGCCCGGGATCGGGATGAAGGACGGTGACACCTACACCGGCTTCGACGTCGAGACCGCGACCTACGTGGCCAAGGCCCTCGGCGTGCCGGCGGAGAACATCACGTTCGTCGAGGCGGAGGGCGACACGCGTCAGCAGCTGCTGACCTCCGGCGGTGCCGACCTGATCGTGTCGACCTTCTCCATCACCGACGAGCGCAAGCAGGTCGTCGACTTCGCCGGGCCGTACTTCGACGCCGAGCAGGACCTCCTGGTCCGGCGCAACGAGGAGGACATCACCGGCCCGGGGACGCTCAACGGCCGGAACCTGTGCACGGTGGCCGGCACGACCTCGGCCGACAACATCCTGAAGGACCACCGCGGCAAGGTCACGCTACTGGAGAAGCCGCGCTACTCCGAGTGCGTGGCTGCCCTGGCCGCCAGCGAGGTCGACGCCGTCACGACCGACGACGTGATCCTCGCCGGCTTCGCGGCCGAGCCCCAGTACAAGGGCAAGCTGCGCCTCGTGGGCCGGGGCTTCTCGAAGGAGAGCTACGGCATCGGGGTCAAGAAGGGCGACACCGAGATGGTCACCAAGGTGAACGCCGCCCTCAAGGAGTACGTCGCGGACGGCTCCTGGAAGGCCGCGTTGAAGAAGACGGTGGGCCCGTCCGGCTACGACCTGCCGAGCCCGCCCGAGATCGACTGA
- a CDS encoding TetR/AcrR family transcriptional regulator, with protein MARWSPDARGRLERAALELFVEQGYAATTVPEITARAGLTTRTFFRHFADKREVFFAGDEISAFAGRLLADAPADLDPVALLEGGLRQTAAARFDGRREEVRRRRDVILAEPALRERDAQKRDDLVRVIRPALVARGVEELEAALLAELTVLVLHVALEAWLAEPVERPMGEVVAECFTRLRGVLTAGDVPQV; from the coding sequence GTGGCGAGGTGGAGCCCGGACGCCCGGGGCCGGCTGGAGCGGGCGGCGCTCGAGCTGTTCGTCGAGCAGGGCTACGCCGCGACGACGGTCCCGGAGATCACCGCGCGGGCGGGGCTGACCACCCGGACGTTCTTCCGGCACTTCGCCGACAAGCGTGAGGTGTTCTTCGCCGGCGACGAGATCTCCGCCTTCGCCGGCCGGCTGCTCGCCGACGCGCCGGCCGACCTCGACCCCGTCGCCCTCCTGGAGGGGGGCCTGCGCCAGACGGCCGCGGCCCGGTTCGACGGACGCCGGGAGGAGGTCCGCCGGCGCCGCGACGTGATCCTGGCCGAGCCGGCGCTGCGCGAGCGCGACGCGCAGAAGCGTGACGACCTCGTCCGCGTCATCCGGCCGGCGCTCGTGGCCCGCGGCGTCGAGGAGCTGGAGGCCGCCCTGCTCGCCGAGCTCACCGTCCTCGTGCTGCACGTGGCCCTCGAGGCCTGGCTCGCCGAGCCGGTGGAGCGGCCGATGGGCGAGGTCGTCGCCGAGTGCTTCACCCGGCTGCGCGGCGTGCTGACGGCCGGCGACGTCCCTCAGGTCTGA
- the ahcY gene encoding adenosylhomocysteinase, with amino-acid sequence MDYRVADLSLAELGRKEISLAEHEMPGLMEMRTRFAEQQPLAGARIAGSIHMTVQTAVLVETLVALGADVRWASCNIFSTQDAAAAALVVGDGTPEAPGGVPVFAWKGETLTEYWDCTREVLGWPDGELPNMILDDGGDATMLVHLAVEAQKTGVLPEATEDDPEELHVLYALIAKTIEQGVDWIAISSSIRGVTEETTTGVHRLYEMLREHKLLFPAINVNDSVTKSKFDNKYGTRHSLIDGLNRATDVLIGGKVAVVCGYGDVGKGCAEALRGQGARVIVTEVDPICALQAAMDGFQVTTLENALAEGDIYVTATGCKDVITADQMSRMKPQAVVSNIGHFDNEIDVAGLARRVDATKVNIKPQVDQWVFDAGTDDERSVILLSEGRLMNLGNATGHPSFVMSNSFTNQVLAQVEIFTKPEEYPLGVYTLPKHLDELVARLHLPALGVELTELTPNQASYLGVQPEGPYKTDDYRY; translated from the coding sequence ATGGACTACCGCGTCGCCGACCTCTCGCTCGCCGAGCTGGGTCGCAAGGAGATCTCCCTCGCCGAGCACGAGATGCCGGGCCTGATGGAGATGCGCACGCGCTTCGCCGAGCAGCAGCCGCTCGCCGGGGCCCGGATCGCCGGGTCGATCCACATGACCGTGCAGACCGCCGTGCTCGTCGAGACCCTGGTCGCCCTCGGCGCCGACGTGCGCTGGGCGAGCTGCAACATCTTCTCGACGCAGGACGCGGCCGCGGCGGCCCTCGTCGTCGGCGACGGCACCCCGGAGGCCCCGGGCGGCGTGCCGGTGTTCGCCTGGAAGGGCGAGACGCTCACGGAGTACTGGGACTGCACCCGGGAGGTGCTCGGCTGGCCCGACGGCGAGCTGCCGAACATGATCCTCGACGACGGCGGCGACGCCACGATGCTCGTGCACCTGGCCGTCGAGGCGCAGAAGACGGGCGTCCTGCCGGAGGCGACCGAGGACGACCCGGAGGAGCTCCACGTCCTCTACGCCCTCATCGCCAAGACGATCGAGCAGGGCGTCGACTGGATCGCCATCTCCAGCTCGATCCGCGGCGTGACCGAGGAGACGACCACCGGCGTCCACCGCCTGTACGAGATGCTCCGCGAGCACAAGCTGCTCTTCCCGGCGATCAACGTCAACGACTCGGTCACCAAGAGCAAGTTCGACAACAAGTACGGCACCCGGCACTCGCTCATCGACGGGCTGAACCGCGCGACCGACGTCCTCATCGGTGGCAAGGTCGCTGTGGTCTGCGGCTACGGCGACGTGGGCAAGGGCTGCGCGGAGGCGTTGCGCGGCCAGGGCGCCCGGGTGATCGTCACCGAGGTCGACCCGATCTGCGCGTTGCAGGCCGCGATGGACGGGTTCCAGGTGACGACGCTGGAGAACGCGCTCGCCGAGGGTGACATCTACGTCACCGCGACCGGCTGCAAGGACGTCATCACCGCCGACCAGATGAGCCGGATGAAGCCGCAGGCCGTCGTGTCGAACATCGGGCACTTCGACAACGAGATCGACGTGGCCGGCCTGGCCCGCCGCGTCGACGCGACGAAGGTCAACATCAAGCCGCAGGTCGACCAGTGGGTCTTCGACGCCGGGACCGACGACGAGCGTTCGGTGATCCTGCTGAGCGAGGGCCGCCTGATGAACCTCGGCAACGCCACCGGCCACCCGAGCTTCGTGATGAGCAACTCGTTCACCAACCAGGTGCTCGCGCAGGTCGAGATCTTCACCAAGCCCGAGGAGTACCCCCTCGGCGTCTACACGCTGCCCAAGCACCTCGACGAGCTCGTCGCCCGCCTGCACCTCCCGGCCCTCGGCGTCGAGCTCACCGAGCTGACCCCGAACCAGGCCTCCTACCTCGGCGTCCAGCCCGAGGGCCCGTACAAGACGGACGACTACCGCTACTGA